From a region of the Labilithrix sp. genome:
- a CDS encoding PilZ domain-containing protein, which yields MESAAPLGRLLVSSGLLTQEKLDEALAVQKAEGKRLGDVLADKGLVRPHQLAQFLSHQLACPWVSLQRVEIAPEAVEKLPREIARRHFMIPVHLRTSRGSTALYVAMDDPTDDVALSEATSAATMPVKPMVALASEIKEHLDRLYPAPPEPSPLPPIVVPEGSFPPVSPKTNPQMPRPAVSKPPPPLPISKATQASVSTPQPPPVILRESSSVIEVSAVLEASELFDEPAPESHSPGATPHILVIGAKEELFARVRAASRSVAAFATSASIPEAKEEVANTTICAFVVGAEIYANERAAIDRLAHDANAPIIVSNELFTGPQLYGLLKGSVERWRRAAYEKGNVLEGRYELLRDLTPRTRPKRVVTWEVKHVRTARRSIAKIGLRANDYSGVRREQYALARVHHPGALELRDAGTTELGDPFIVVESAEGKTLEGLVAARGALETQEACAIVRQLAEVLAAAHEAGVRHSSVRPEHVVIARDAWGTERVKLVGWEAASVDDATSDTGPDLSGVGACAFLALVGRPAGDKEDATAAIKDAALAPVVKRALAKEGSVKDFADALADAMKAREPTTVLTAVPEKRGASMRPPAAPPAESPKELRRFPRAPYRTPVRVEIAGIGAVDGRSEDISAGGLFVVTRGHIADRAQVTIRFALPIDGKVVSEMAIVKWSRAPNADDVGAVRAIGIELVSPGAETTKQVARYVQLMASEQV from the coding sequence ATGGAATCGGCAGCACCCCTCGGACGCCTCCTCGTCTCCTCGGGCCTCCTCACGCAGGAGAAGCTCGACGAGGCGCTCGCCGTCCAGAAGGCCGAGGGCAAGCGCCTCGGCGACGTCCTCGCGGACAAGGGCCTCGTCCGCCCGCACCAGCTCGCGCAGTTCCTCTCCCATCAGCTCGCGTGCCCGTGGGTCTCGCTCCAGCGCGTCGAGATCGCGCCCGAGGCGGTGGAGAAGCTCCCGCGCGAGATCGCGCGCCGCCACTTCATGATCCCGGTCCATCTCCGCACCTCGCGCGGGTCGACCGCGCTCTACGTCGCGATGGACGACCCGACCGACGACGTCGCGCTCTCGGAGGCGACGTCGGCGGCGACGATGCCGGTGAAGCCGATGGTCGCGCTCGCGAGCGAGATCAAGGAGCACCTCGATCGGCTCTACCCCGCGCCGCCGGAGCCCTCGCCGCTGCCGCCGATCGTCGTGCCGGAGGGATCGTTCCCCCCCGTGTCGCCGAAGACGAACCCGCAGATGCCGCGCCCGGCGGTGTCGAAGCCGCCGCCGCCGCTGCCGATCTCGAAGGCGACGCAGGCGTCGGTGAGCACGCCGCAGCCGCCGCCGGTCATCCTCCGCGAGAGCTCGAGCGTGATCGAGGTCTCCGCCGTCCTCGAGGCGTCGGAGCTCTTCGACGAGCCCGCCCCCGAGTCGCACAGCCCCGGGGCGACGCCGCACATCCTCGTCATCGGCGCGAAGGAGGAGCTCTTCGCGCGGGTCCGCGCCGCGTCGCGCTCCGTCGCCGCGTTCGCGACGAGCGCGAGCATCCCGGAGGCGAAGGAGGAGGTCGCGAACACGACCATCTGCGCGTTCGTCGTCGGCGCGGAGATCTACGCGAACGAGCGCGCCGCGATCGATCGGCTCGCCCACGACGCGAACGCGCCGATCATCGTCTCGAACGAGCTCTTCACCGGACCGCAGCTCTACGGCCTCCTCAAAGGCTCGGTCGAGCGCTGGCGGCGCGCGGCGTACGAGAAGGGCAACGTCCTCGAAGGCCGCTACGAGCTCCTGCGCGACCTCACCCCGCGCACGCGACCGAAGCGCGTCGTCACGTGGGAGGTGAAGCACGTGCGGACCGCGCGCCGATCGATCGCCAAGATCGGCCTCCGCGCGAACGACTACTCGGGCGTGCGCCGCGAGCAGTATGCGCTCGCGCGCGTCCACCATCCCGGCGCGCTCGAGCTCCGCGACGCGGGCACGACCGAGCTCGGCGATCCGTTCATCGTGGTGGAGAGCGCGGAGGGCAAGACGCTCGAGGGCCTCGTCGCGGCGCGCGGCGCGCTCGAGACGCAGGAGGCCTGCGCGATCGTCCGCCAGCTCGCGGAGGTGCTCGCCGCCGCGCACGAGGCCGGGGTGCGCCACTCGAGCGTGCGGCCGGAGCACGTCGTCATCGCGCGCGACGCGTGGGGCACCGAGCGCGTGAAGCTCGTGGGCTGGGAGGCGGCGAGCGTCGACGACGCGACGAGCGACACGGGACCGGACCTCTCCGGGGTCGGGGCGTGCGCGTTCCTCGCGCTGGTGGGGCGACCCGCCGGCGACAAGGAGGACGCGACGGCCGCGATCAAGGACGCCGCCCTCGCGCCGGTCGTGAAGCGCGCGCTCGCGAAGGAAGGCTCGGTGAAGGACTTCGCCGACGCGCTCGCGGACGCGATGAAGGCGCGCGAGCCGACGACGGTCCTCACCGCGGTCCCGGAGAAGCGCGGCGCGTCGATGCGTCCGCCCGCGGCGCCGCCGGCCGAGTCGCCGAAGGAGCTGCGCCGCTTCCCGCGCGCGCCGTACCGCACGCCGGTGCGCGTCGAGATCGCGGGCATCGGCGCGGTCGACGGCCGGAGCGAGGACATCTCCGCCGGCGGCCTCTTCGTCGTCACGCGCGGCCACATCGCCGACCGCGCGCAGGTCACGATCCGCTTCGCGCTCCCGATCGACGGCAAGGTCGTCTCGGAGATGGCGATCGTGAAGTGGAGCCGCGCGCCGAACGCGGACGACGTCGGCGCGGTGCGCGCGATCGGGATCGAGCTCGTGTCGCCCGGCGCGGAGACGACGAAGCAGGTCGCCCGTTACGTGCAGCTCATGGCGAGCGAGCAGGTCTGA
- a CDS encoding alpha/beta hydrolase, with protein MPRWLAVAFLFLVACRRPPAAENKPAAVAEPAPKVEIELEETKPAPPATVEKLLVPGDTVASIVRSADGKAPLSVFVGGVCSNAGAYLWSFREAAQKAGGVVALEGDQPCGPGASSDYHTFSWDASRLHARIEAALAASGVMEIPKEGITLVGYSQGAALGEQLAARHPGRYARVVVIASPRDPSPASFAKSRALVTMACDREVTARMRQAAAATKRLGTPATYLEMPGCIHGQVGDGERLFGEAFDWLAANEKPLDPTAKPTRIAGAPN; from the coding sequence ATGCCTCGCTGGCTCGCCGTCGCGTTCCTCTTCCTCGTCGCCTGCCGCCGCCCTCCGGCCGCCGAAAACAAGCCAGCCGCGGTGGCGGAGCCCGCGCCAAAGGTCGAGATCGAGCTCGAGGAGACCAAGCCTGCGCCGCCGGCGACGGTCGAGAAGCTCCTCGTGCCCGGCGACACGGTCGCCTCGATCGTGCGCTCCGCCGACGGCAAGGCGCCGCTCTCCGTCTTCGTCGGCGGCGTGTGCTCGAACGCGGGCGCGTACCTGTGGTCGTTCCGCGAGGCCGCGCAGAAGGCCGGCGGCGTCGTCGCGCTCGAGGGCGATCAGCCGTGCGGACCCGGCGCCTCGTCCGACTACCACACGTTCTCGTGGGACGCGTCGCGCCTGCATGCGCGCATCGAGGCCGCGCTCGCCGCGTCCGGCGTGATGGAGATCCCGAAGGAAGGCATCACCCTCGTCGGGTACTCGCAGGGCGCCGCGCTCGGCGAGCAGCTCGCGGCGCGTCACCCCGGGCGGTACGCGCGCGTCGTCGTCATCGCGTCGCCGCGCGATCCTTCGCCTGCGAGCTTCGCGAAGTCACGCGCCCTCGTCACGATGGCATGCGATCGCGAGGTGACCGCGCGGATGCGCCAAGCCGCGGCCGCGACGAAGCGGCTCGGAACCCCCGCGACTTACCTCGAGATGCCAGGCTGCATACACGGCCAAGTCGGCGACGGCGAACGCCTCTTCGGCGAGGCCTTCGACTGGCTGGCCGCCAACGAAAAACCCCTCGATCCCACCGCAAAGCCAACCCGAATCGCCGGCGCCCCAAACTGA
- a CDS encoding serine/threonine protein kinase → MSGDAQIAVGSVLADRYRIDRVLGEGGMGVVYAAEHVLMRKEVAVKVLHAEMCAMPDVVARFEREAVAAANIEHPNVAAATDFGRLPNGAFYLALELLKGTSLRDEIEKGPIPLERALVILRGIANGVAAAHAKGIVHRDLKPENVMLVERDGMPDFVKVLDFGIAKIDAGLAEQAPSGGPNIVTRVGTVFGTPEYMAPEQAVGDKVDARADIFAIGVIFLEMLSGKCPFGGAVLDVLRERILMTAPLDLSAVPTDAAKALITKMLQRQPDDRVQTAADLLTAIDALETPEPGPVAVAVARSIASIEAPPDAKTSSRPAPTPPERPRWLVPAGIASVGALLLVFIALGMSGGKDAKPAKDATTHSGTLKHVPSAFMPPPPPPPPPPPPPPEPEPAVAAEPPPAASSAAPARPAPKPAPKKQRKTGPGGIYIPPPDQWFK, encoded by the coding sequence ATGAGCGGCGACGCACAGATCGCGGTCGGCAGCGTCCTCGCCGATCGCTATCGGATCGATCGCGTCCTCGGCGAAGGCGGCATGGGCGTCGTCTACGCCGCCGAGCACGTCCTCATGCGCAAGGAGGTCGCGGTCAAGGTCCTCCACGCCGAGATGTGCGCGATGCCCGACGTCGTCGCGCGGTTCGAGCGCGAGGCCGTCGCCGCCGCCAACATCGAGCACCCCAACGTCGCCGCCGCCACCGACTTCGGTCGCCTCCCCAACGGCGCGTTCTACCTCGCGCTCGAGCTCCTCAAGGGCACGAGCCTCCGCGACGAGATCGAGAAGGGCCCGATCCCGCTCGAGCGCGCCCTCGTCATCCTCCGCGGCATCGCGAACGGCGTCGCGGCCGCGCACGCGAAGGGCATCGTCCATCGCGACCTCAAGCCGGAAAACGTCATGCTCGTCGAACGCGACGGCATGCCGGACTTCGTGAAAGTCCTCGATTTCGGCATCGCGAAGATCGACGCCGGGCTCGCGGAGCAGGCGCCGAGCGGCGGCCCGAACATCGTCACGCGCGTCGGCACCGTCTTCGGGACGCCGGAGTACATGGCGCCGGAGCAGGCCGTCGGCGACAAGGTCGACGCGCGCGCGGACATCTTCGCGATCGGCGTCATCTTCCTCGAGATGCTCTCCGGCAAGTGCCCGTTCGGCGGCGCGGTCCTCGACGTGCTGCGCGAGCGCATCCTCATGACCGCGCCGCTCGATCTGAGCGCGGTCCCGACCGACGCCGCGAAGGCGCTCATCACGAAGATGTTGCAGCGCCAGCCGGACGATCGCGTGCAGACCGCAGCCGATCTCCTCACCGCGATCGACGCGCTCGAGACGCCGGAGCCGGGGCCCGTCGCGGTCGCGGTCGCGCGCAGCATCGCGTCGATCGAGGCGCCGCCGGACGCGAAGACGAGCAGCCGGCCCGCGCCCACGCCGCCGGAGCGGCCGCGGTGGCTCGTGCCGGCGGGGATCGCGTCGGTGGGCGCGCTCCTGCTCGTCTTCATCGCGCTCGGCATGAGCGGCGGCAAGGACGCGAAGCCCGCCAAGGACGCGACCACCCACTCGGGCACGCTGAAGCATGTGCCTTCGGCGTTCATGCCCCCACCTCCACCACCTCCGCCTCCGCCGCCGCCGCCTCCAGAGCCGGAGCCCGCGGTCGCCGCCGAGCCCCCGCCGGCCGCGTCCTCTGCCGCGCCGGCGCGCCCCGCGCCCAAGCCGGCCCCGAAGAAGCAGCGAAAGACCGGCCCCGGCGGCATCTACATCCCGCCGCCGGATCAGTGGTTCAAGTAG
- a CDS encoding PEGA domain-containing protein, protein MRTGYVLVLSLSLCSCAAVFRGSKESVQFESNPAGAEANMGPRKLGATPKKVDIERNGTTQITMVKAGYEDHIGVVQKSINPAWVTLDILTCVIPVCLCIPILIDAISGAWFDVNEKYVATMKPGESATLAAAAGAPVPTVTPGTPAPPASGSAATPAGPPPNMSESERKATARAAYLEGVAFQDKGDCAEALPKYETAQKFYAAPTHQLRIAQCQAKLGKLLEAQETYEALAHVTLEKGAPEAFKQAQDEGNKELSALKPRVPTLRVQVLPAASTLTQLVVKLNGNSLPNEVLGIARPVNPGHYKITAWAAGYKEASAEVDVVESVPKAVELKLAK, encoded by the coding sequence ATGCGCACGGGCTACGTCCTCGTCCTTTCCTTGTCGCTCTGCAGCTGCGCAGCGGTCTTTCGTGGCTCGAAAGAATCGGTCCAGTTCGAGTCGAACCCCGCCGGCGCGGAGGCGAACATGGGCCCGCGCAAGCTCGGGGCGACGCCGAAGAAGGTCGACATCGAGCGCAACGGCACGACGCAGATCACGATGGTGAAGGCCGGCTACGAGGACCACATCGGCGTGGTGCAGAAGAGCATCAACCCGGCCTGGGTCACGCTCGACATCCTCACCTGCGTCATCCCCGTCTGCCTCTGCATCCCGATCCTCATCGACGCGATCTCGGGCGCCTGGTTCGACGTCAACGAGAAGTACGTCGCGACGATGAAGCCCGGCGAGTCCGCGACCCTCGCCGCCGCCGCCGGCGCCCCGGTCCCGACCGTGACGCCGGGCACGCCCGCGCCACCGGCGTCGGGGAGCGCGGCGACGCCTGCGGGTCCGCCGCCGAACATGAGCGAGTCGGAGCGCAAGGCGACCGCGCGCGCGGCGTACCTCGAGGGCGTCGCGTTCCAGGACAAGGGCGACTGCGCGGAGGCGCTCCCGAAGTACGAGACGGCGCAGAAGTTCTACGCCGCCCCGACGCACCAGCTCCGCATCGCGCAGTGCCAGGCGAAGCTCGGCAAGCTGCTCGAGGCGCAGGAGACCTACGAAGCCCTCGCGCACGTGACGCTCGAGAAGGGCGCGCCCGAAGCGTTCAAGCAGGCGCAGGACGAAGGGAACAAGGAGCTCTCCGCGCTCAAGCCGCGCGTGCCGACGCTCCGGGTGCAGGTGCTCCCCGCGGCGAGCACGCTCACGCAGCTCGTCGTGAAGCTGAACGGCAACTCGCTCCCGAACGAGGTCCTCGGCATCGCCCGTCCCGTCAACCCGGGGCACTACAAGATCACGGCGTGGGCGGCGGGCTACAAGGAGGCGAGCGCGGAGGTCGACGTCGTGGAGTCCGTCCCCAAGGCCGTCGAGCTGAAGCTCGCGAAGTGA
- a CDS encoding crotonase/enoyl-CoA hydratase family protein, whose protein sequence is MTALEVTKSEGVAEVVLTGPGKGNAMGLDFFRELPEVFGALDEDEAVRAVVVRGKGGIFSYGLDVRSVAPTLLPLVAPENLAKERTALLKKIGEWQRGFDAVARCAKPVIAAIAGPCIGGGVDLASACDVRFCARDAKFSVREVKLAIVADMGSLQRLPRIIGHGHTRELAFTGKDIDAAHAHRIGLVNEVLDDEAALLDRARATAREIAANPPLAVQGIKQVLAFGEERRTLEAERYVAVWNAAFLSSKDLVEAMTAFMEKRPPKFTGQ, encoded by the coding sequence GTGACGGCGCTCGAGGTCACGAAGAGCGAAGGCGTCGCGGAGGTCGTCCTCACCGGGCCCGGCAAGGGCAACGCGATGGGGCTCGACTTCTTCCGCGAGCTCCCCGAGGTGTTCGGCGCCCTCGACGAGGACGAGGCCGTGCGCGCGGTGGTCGTCCGCGGAAAGGGCGGCATCTTCTCGTACGGCCTCGACGTGAGGTCGGTCGCGCCGACGCTCTTGCCGCTCGTCGCGCCGGAGAACCTCGCGAAGGAGCGCACCGCGCTCCTCAAGAAGATCGGCGAGTGGCAGCGCGGCTTCGACGCGGTCGCGCGCTGCGCGAAGCCGGTCATCGCCGCGATCGCGGGGCCGTGCATCGGCGGCGGCGTCGACCTCGCGTCCGCGTGCGACGTCCGCTTCTGCGCGCGCGACGCGAAGTTCAGCGTGCGCGAGGTGAAGCTCGCGATCGTCGCCGACATGGGCAGCCTCCAGCGGCTGCCGCGCATCATCGGTCACGGCCACACGCGCGAGCTCGCCTTCACGGGCAAGGACATCGACGCCGCGCACGCGCATCGCATCGGCCTCGTGAACGAGGTCCTCGACGACGAGGCCGCGCTCCTCGATCGCGCGCGCGCCACCGCGCGGGAGATCGCGGCGAACCCGCCCCTCGCGGTGCAAGGCATCAAGCAGGTGCTCGCCTTCGGCGAGGAGCGCCGCACGCTCGAGGCCGAGCGCTACGTCGCGGTCTGGAACGCGGCGTTCCTCTCGTCGAAGGACCTCGTCGAGGCGATGACCGCGTTCATGGAGAAGCGGCCCCCGAAGTTCACCGGGCAGTAG